The genomic window CCAGGTGGTTACGCTTTCGGGGTGGACGAAGTGGCGGGCGCGATCGCCGATCCGGTACGGCGGGAGATTTTGACGTTGCTGCGCGGTACCCGCCGCACCGCGGGTGAGATCGCGGGGCAGTTCGAGATCAGTAGGCCCGCTGTCAGCAGGCACCTACGGGTGCTGCGCGAAAGCGGCCTGGTCCATGACGAACTCATCGGCAGGCAGCGGTACTACGTGCTCGATCCGGCACCGCTCACCGAACTGGCCGAATGGATCGCCAGCTTCGACACGACCACAGCGTGGGAGCACCGGCTCGACGCGCTGGAAACCGAGGTCTACCGGACGCGCCGCGAGCACCGCGGCACCTCGGCGGACCGGAACCCGAAGGAGAACACGGGATGACCATCCGACCCACCGGCCGCCTCGACCGCACCGACGGCAAGCGCGATCTGATCCTGACCAGAAGCTATCGCGCGCCGATCGAGGACGTGTGGGCGAGCATCACCGAATCCGACCGCACCGCACGCTGGATGGGCGCCTGGGCGGGCGAGGCGGGTCCGGGCCGAAACATCAAGTTGCAGATGGCCTATGAAGAGGGCGCGCCCTGGTGCGACGCGCATATCGAAGTCTGTGAACCACCGCGGCGGCTCGCGATCACCACCACCGACGACTACGGCACCTGGCACCTGGAGGCGGTGCTGACCGAAACCGGCGGCACCACCGAGCTCGTCTTCACCCACCATTTGGAGCCCGAGGCGAACCTCAGCGAGGTCGGACCCGGCTGGGAGTACTACCTGGACGCACTGGGGGCGGCCCGCACGGGGGCGGACCGCCCCGATTTCGAGGACTACTACCCCTCGATGAAGCAGTACTACGAAAACCTGCCGGACTAGGTCGGCACCGCTGGACGACGCCCGGTGGCTCCGCGGATCGCCGGAGCGAACGCGGAGATGCGCACTAGTCGTCCAGCTGGGCCAGGATCTCGTCGGAGATGTCGACGTTGGTGTAGACGTTCTGCACGTCGTCACTGTCCTCGAGCGCGTCGACCAGCTTGATCACCTTGCGGGCACCGTCGGCATCGACCTCGACCGAGACCGACGGCTGGAAGCCGGATTCGGCGGAGTCGTAGTCGATTCCGGCGGCCTGCAGTGCTTTACGCACCGGGATCAGGTCGCTGGGCTCGCTGATGATCTCGAAGGAATCACCGAGGTCGTTGACCTCCTCGGCGCCCGCGTCGAGCACGGCCATCAGGACGTCGTCCTCGGACAGGCCGTTCTTCTCCAGCGTCACAACGCCCTTGCGGTGGAACAGGTAGGACACCGAGCCGGGGTCGGCCATGTTGCCGCCGTTGCGGGTCATCGCGACCCGCACCTCGCCCGCGGCGCGGTTGCGGTTGTCGGTGAGACATTCGATCAGCACCGCGACACCATTGGGGCCGTAGCCCTCGTACATGATGGTCTGCCAGTCGGCGCCGCCGGCCTCTTCACCACCACCGCGCTTGCGGGCGCGCTCGATGTTGTCGTTGGGCACCGACGACTTCTTCGCCTTCTGAATGGCGTCGTAGAGCGTCGGGTTGCCTGCGGGGTCACTGCCACCCGTGCGGGCCGCCACCTCGATGTTCTTGATCAACTTGGCGAAGAGCTTGCCGCGCTTCGCGTCGATCCCCGCCTTCTTGTGCTTGGTGGTGGCCCATTTGGAGTGGCCGCTCATTCCCTACTTCCTTCAGGTCGATGGCACGTGTGGTGATGTCGACCGTACCGGCACCGCCGGACGGACAACTTCCCCAGCTTAGTGGACGCAGCCGGGCGCAGTCCGACCGCAGCCGGTGCCCAGCCGAGCGCAGCCACCTACTCGGCTGCGCGAGGTCGGTTGAACGGCGGGTGAACTACGCGTCCCGGACCAGGTCCACGAACATCCGGTGCACGCGCAGATCGCCGGTGACCTCCGGATGGAACGAGGTCGCGACGACCTTCCCTTGCCGCACTGCCACAATGCGACCCGCGAACGGTCCGTCGGGCACCGTCGCGAGCACCTCGACGCCGTCGCCGACGCGCTCCACCCACGGCGCCCGAATGAACACCGCGCGCATCGGGCCGTCGTCGAGTCCGGTGAAGTCCAGGTCGACCTCGAAGGAGTCGACCTGGCGGCCGAAGGCGTTGCGCCGCACTGTCATATCGATGCCGGACAGGTGCTTCGCATCCGGGCGGGTGTCGAGCACCTCGTCGGCGAGCAGGATCATGCCCGCGCAGGAACCGAAGGCGGGCATGCCATCTCGCAGTCGCGCGCGCAGCGGTTCGAGCAGTTCGAAGGCTTCGAGCAGCTTGCTGATGGCGGTGGATTCGCCCCCGGGCAGCACCAGTGCGTCCACTGCGGCGAGTTCGGCCGCGCGGCGCACCAGCACCGGTTCGGCGCCGCAGTGCTCGAGGGCCGCGATGTGCTCGCGCACGTCGCCCTGCAGCGCCAGCACACCGATGCTCGGCCGGGCCGGAGCGAGGTCGGCGGCGGCGGGTGCGGCGACCGGGAAAGCGTTCACGTCGGAAAGTTTACGAGCCCGCGCGGTGTGGGCCTGATCACGGTCGCCGTCAGAGTTCCGTCAACGACAGCGCCGCGCGACACGAACCGGGTCGACACTCGCAGATGTGATAGCTGTGTTGCCGCGCAAGGCGCCCGCGCCGCGCGCAGATGGGCCCGCTGCTCCGACCCGCCGAGGCCTCACCGTGCCGACCGGGCTGGCGGGACTCTCCCTCGACGCGATGGCGTCGGTTTCCTACGGTCCCGAGGCCATTGTGCTGGTGCTGGCGGCCGCGGGCGGTGCTGGACTCGGTCTGACGTTGCCGGTGACGTTGGCGATCGCGGCATTGCTCGCGGTGCTCGTCGCGTCGTATCGGCAGGTGATCGCGGCGTTCCCGAACGGTGGCGGGGCGTACGCGGTGGCCAAGGCACACCTGGGGCACCGCACCAGTTTGGCCGCCGCGGCCTCGCTGATCATCGACTACGTGCTGAATGTGGCGGTGTCGATCGCCGCCGGTGTCGCCGCGCTCACCTCCGCGTTTCCCGCGCTGCTGCCGTACACGCTGTGGCTGTGCGTTGCCATTCTGGTCGGCATCACGGCACTGAATCTGCTTGGCATCACCGAGAGTGCGCGGGCGTTCATGGTGCCGACCATTGTTTTCGTCGTTGGCATCCTGACCGTGGTCGTCGCGGGGCTGGTGCGCAGCGAGCCCGCAAGTGTCAGCGAAGGTACAGCGACTGTGCTGGATATGCACACGGTCGGAGTTCTGTTGCTGCTCAAGGCCTTCTCCAGTGGTTGTGCCGCGCTGACCGGGGTGGAGGCGATCGCCAACGCGGTGCCGAGTTTCGAGGCGCCGAAAGTGGTTCGCGCGCAACGCGCCGAGGTCGCGCTCGGTGCCCTGCTCGGTGTCATGCTGATCGGGCTCGCGGTGTTGATCGAGAAGTTCGAGGTGCATCCGATCGACGGCACGACGGTGCTCTCGCAATTGACCGAGGCCGCGCTCGGTCACGGAATCGGTTACTACGTGGTGCAATTCGCGACCGTCATACTGCTGGCGCTGGCGGCCAATACCTCCTATGGCGGGCTGCCGACGCTCACCAAGATCCTCGCCGACGACAACTGCCTGCCGCACCGGTTCGCGGTGAGCTCGCCGCGCCAGGTGTATCGCTACGGTGTGCTGACCCTCGCCATCACGGCGGGCGTGCTGCTGATCGGCGCGGACGGAAATATGAACGCGCTGGTCCCACTGTTCGCGATCGGGGTGTTCGTCGGATTCACCATCGCGCAGGTCGGCATGGTGCGGCACTGGTTGCTGGTCAGGACGGCGGGCTGGCGCTGGCGGATGGCGCTCAACGGATTCGGTGCGCTGCTCACCTTCGTCGCCGCAATCGTCACCACCACAATGAAATTCACCGCCGGTGCCTGGTTGATCGTGTTGATCCTGCCCGCACTGGTGGTCGGCATGGAACGAATTCGCGGCGCCTACACCCGGATCGGCGCCTGCCGCCGGTCCGACGAGGTGCCGCCGCCACCGCGGCCGCGCGACGCCGTCATCGTGGTGCCGGTCTCCGAGGTCTCCGACTTGAGCTGCGAGGCACTGTCCGCGGCGCTGTCGATCGGCAAAGACGTTGTGGCGGTGCATGTATGCCTGCCCGGCGAGTCGGTCAAAGCATTCACCAAGGCATGGGAAGCTTGGCACCCCGAAGTGCGCCTCGTGCTGCTGGAAGACAGCGACGCGACGGTCGGCGGCCCGGTGGCCCGCTACGTGCGGGAGAACTTCGAAGGCCGCCGCAAGGTGGTCGTCATCGCCGAGGTCGACCCGCCGGTCGGCTGGAACCGCGTACTGCCCAGCCACCGCAGCGACGAACTCGAACGCGTGCTGCGCCGAATGACCGACACAGTGGTCTGCCACCTGCGCGTCCAGGTGGGTTGAGCCTGATCGAATTCAGGCGGTCGCGGTGGTGTGGGTCGGCCACACCCACACCACCGCGGTCGACAAACACCGCGAGCCACGATCGCGGGGGTCGTCAGTCGCGGAGGGTGCGGATGAGGCCTTCCTGGACTACCGCGGCGACGAGTTGGCCTTCGCGGTTGAAGATCTTGCCGCCGGTGAGGGCGCGGCCGAAGCCCGCGGATGGCGAGGACTGGTCGTAGAGCAGCCAGTCGTCGGCGCGGAAGGGACGCAGGAACCACATGGCGTGGTCGAGCGAGGCGTTCTGGGTCTGTTCGTCCGGGTGGGTCACCTTCGACGAGCCGAGCAGCGTCATGTCGCTCATGTAGGCCAGGGTGCAGACGTGGAACAGCGGGTCGTCGGGCAGTGGATGCCGGTAGCGGAACCACACCTGCTGCTGGGAGACCACGCCGTCGCGGCGGGCGACCTGATCTTGCGGCACCGTACGGATGTCCCAGTGCTCCCACTCCCGCATCGCCCACAGCCGCTCCGGGCTCATCGTGGTGCTCGCGTCCGGGAGCTCGTCCGGCGGCTGCACCTCGGGCATCACGTCCTGATGCTCCGGTCCCTGATCGCCGATGTGGAACGAAGCCGACATCGTGAAGATCGCGGCACCATCCTGCACACCGGTAACCCGCCGGGTACAGAACGACCGGCCGTCCCTGATCCGCTCCACCAGATACACCGTCGGCTGATCGGGATTGCCCGGCCGCAGGAAATACCCGTGCAGCGAATGCACCTGGTACCGCGGTTCGACGGTGCGCACCGCCGCCACCAGCGCCTGGCCGGCAACCTGTCCGCCGAACGTGCGCGGAAGCTGAGTCTTCGTAGACGCCCCACGGAAGATGTCACGCTCGAGCCGCTCTATCTCCAGCGCCTCTTCGATTGTCGCCATGGGCAGAGATTAACGCCCCCCACCGCCCACCTCCCCCTCGGCTACCAGGTCCTACCCGAGGTTTGCTCTGATGGAGCGGTGCCACGGTTCGTTCCGATCAGTCAGGATGCCCTCGTCGAGCGGGTGGTCGAGCGGGTCCTCGCGCTGCCCGGTTATCGCGTGGTCGGGGTCGATGGTGCCGACGCCGCGCGGCCCCTCGATCTCGCGCACCGAGTCGCTGCCACTCTGCGCGGCACCGGCAGACCGGCCGAGGTGGTGTCGCTGCACGATTACGTCCGGCCCGCCTCCCTTCGGGTGGAGTTCGGCCGGGACGAAATCTCTTACCGCACTGCCTGGTTCGACTATGACGCGCTACGTCGTGAGGTCATCGACGCCCTGCACGACGAAGGTCGCTGGCTGCCCGCGCTGTGGGACGAAGCCACCGACCGTTCGGCCCGCGCGGCGATCCGCGCCGCCGCCGCCGACACCGTCCTGCTCGTCGCGGGCCCCATGCTGCTCGACCACTCGCTCCGCTTCGACCTGACCGTCCGCCTCGACCTGTCCGAGCCGGCCCTACGCCGAACAACTCCACCCGAAGCCCACTGGACCATCCCCGCCCTACTCAAGCACCCCGAAACCTCCACCACCCCAACATTCTTCGCCCGCTGGGACCACCCCGACCGCCCAGCCCTCCGCCTGGACTGACCCGCAAGTGGCACACCATGGAGAGTCGTCAGCCTCCACCATGTGCCACTCGACGAGCAACCAGCTACGCGCAGGCGGGCGACTGCTGGTTGAGGGTGGTCAGGGCTTGGCAGGCCCAGCTCTTCTGGACCTTCCACTTGCCGCCTTCGGCGACGAAGGGGACGTCGATCATGTTTTCCTGGTCGCCGATGACGAATTTCGCTCGGGCGCTGACGGAATCGCCGAATGCGGTTACGTCGACGACTTCGGCCTTGGCGTTCGCCTGCTGGTAGGCCGTGGCCAGGCGGTTGGGCAGGTCGGGGTCGGAGTCGATGCCCTGCACGAGGTCCAGCTTCTCCGCGCTTGGCACCGCCGGGTCGAGTGCCTTCTGCAGCAGCTGGTTCAATTCCGGCACGGTCGGGGCGGCGGGTACGCCGGGGGCGGCAGTCGCGCTGGTCGTGGTGCGGGACGGCGTCGGCGGGTCCTTCTTGTCCTCGCTGCCGCAGGCCGTCAGGCCCAGTGCGGCCACGACGGCCAAGCCGGCGATCGCCATGCGTCCGGTCTTACGAAGCTTCAACTGCTCGTCCTTTGCGTTCGGCTGGTGGATGATGCGGCACGAACGACCCCATCCGGGGTCGACAAGCATCGAAACGTGAAGCTACCCAACGCAATTGTGAGGACATTAAGACAACGCTCGGGCGGGCATGAGAGTCGAACCGCGGGAGTGGACCCGACACGCATCCTCATCTCGCGCGAGGACCGTATGACACGTACGAGCAGGGACCCCTCGGAATCCCTGCTCGTACGTACTCGTCACGCCCGCAATGGGGCGGAGATCACCAGCCGCGTTCGGCCAGCCGGTGGTCGACCGGCAGCTCCTCGACGTTGATGCCGACCATGGCCTCGCCGAGCCCACGCGACACCTTGGCCAGCACGTCCGGGTCGTCGTGGAAGGTGGTGGCCTTGACGATGGCGGCGGCGCGCTCGGCCGGGTTGCCGGACTTGAAGATGCCGGAGCCGACGAACACGCCTTCGGCGCCGAGCTGCATCATCATCGCGGCGTCGGCGGGGGTGGCGATGCCGCCCGCGGTGAACAGCACGACGGGCAGCTTGCCGGTCTCGGCGACCTCGCGGACCAGTTCGTAAGGTGCCTGCAGCTCCTTGGCGGCGACGAACAGCTCGTCGGCGGGCAGCGAGGAGAGCCTGCGGATCTCCTGGCGGATCTTGCGCATGTGCGTGGTGGCGTTGGAGACGTCGCCGGTGCCTGCCTCGCCCTTCGAGCGAATCATGGCCGCGCCCTCGGTGATTCGGCGCAGCGCCTCACCGAGGTTGGTGGCGCCACACACGAACGGCACGGTGAAGTTCCACTTCTCGATGTGGTTGGCGTAGTCGGCGGGGGTCAGCACCTCGGACTCGTCGATGTAGTCGACGCCGAGGCTCTGCAGGATCTGCGCCTCCACGAAGTGGCCGATCCGCGCCTTCGCCATGACCGGGATGGAGACGGCGGCGATGATGCCGTCGATCATGTCGGGGTCACTCATCCGGGACACGCCGCCCTGGGCACGGATGTCGGCGGGCACCCGTTCCAGCGCCATCACCGCGACCGCACCGGCGTCTTCGGCGATCTTGGCCTGGTCGGGGGTGACGACATCCATGATCACCCCGCCCTTGAGCATCTCGGCCATGCCGCGCTTCACGCGGGCGGTGCCGATGGTCTGGGTGGTGTCGGGCGTCGTCACGGCAAACTCCTGGGTCATGTGCGCCAATCGGGTCGCAAGGGTATGAATCGACCCAATTCTAGGCGCGCTGCCCAGGCCACTTGATAGCCAGTCGGAGATGACTGGCCTTGTCAACTACCAGGGGCTCTGTTCGCCACTGCGGCTCACTGGACCGGTCGTCGAAGCCGAAACAGCGGATTCAGCGAGCAGCGGGGCGGTTTCGGCCTCCCCGCAAACTTTCGGCGACGCCCCAGAGACTAGGGCGAGGAGTCAGAGCGGGCCAACGACCAGCAACGTGGCCCAATACTCGGCGGCGGCGGGACCCACGATCGGGAGCAGGAAATCGAACAACAGGTAGGACATGTACTAAGTACCTCCGCACACCGAGCATTTCCCCCCGCCACCGGCGGAGGCCGCGGCCCCGAATTCCGAGTGCCTTGCGTTCAGCACTACCCAGAACCGCATCAATCCAGTCGCGACGGTAGCACGACGTGAACCACATCACAGCCGCTCAGCGGATCGAACGGACCTCCGGATGGGCCACGCCGGAAGCGACGGCAGCGGCTTCGGGCAGTAGTTGGTCCAGGTTGTAGGGGTAGACGGTTTCACCGGAACGGTCCAGGTGGACTATGTCTTCCACGGTGCACCATTTGTGGCCGGTGATCGAGCGGCGTTCGATGACGCTCAGGTTCGCCGCCTGTGGTTCGTAGTTGCGCACGCGGAGGGCGAAGAAGAGCTCTTCGGAGCGGATCAGGTCGCCGTCGAAGGGGAAGACCGCGACCCGGCGCCAGAGCGGGCCGCGCAGGCTTTCGGGATCGGCTTTGTAGCCGGTCTCCTCGTAGAGCTCGCGGACGGCCGCGTCACGCAGTGATTCGCCCGGTTCCACACCGCCACCGACGGTGAACCAGAAGGAGACGTCGGGAGTTTTGGGGTCGTTGCCGCGCATCAGGAGGGTGCGGTCCTGCTCGTCGAACAGCACGATGCGCGCGGTGGTACGGATGGTGTCGACGGAGAGCCCGGTGGACGCGGCCGGGGTGGCGCGCTCGGTGATCTCAAAGTAGGTGGGCAGCGGGGCGGTGCCGCCGAGGTGCAGGATGCGCACCGACCGACGGGTGCGCAGCGCGAGAGTGTCCCGGACGGCGTCGTTGTGGAAGCGGCGCGCGATCAGCACCCGGGCTTCCGCATCGGCCAACTCGGCGACCATCTGCGGCCGCAACTGGGCGATGTCGACCGACGAAAGGGCCGCGGAGAGTTGATTTTCCACGGTTTCGCGATCGGCCCGTCCGACCCGTTCGGCCCGATCGGCCAGTAGCGACAGCTGTTTGGCCTGCTCGGCCCGTTCCGAGTCGGACACCGGTCCCGCGATCGCCATCGCCACCGATCTGGCGACCACCGCCCGGCGGGCCAGCGCCGCATCGAGTGCCTGCCAGGACTGGTCGGAACGCACGTGCAACCGGTCCAGCCGGTTCGCGGTCGAGTAGGCCCAGATGCCGATCGCGACGATGATCGCGGCGATCAGCGCGAGAACGAGAACCGTTGTCGCGGAGAAGGTGATCATCCGGCGGCCCGCACCCTGGTGTCGCCGATGGTCACCGTCTCGTACACCCGCAGGATCTGTTCGGCCACCACCGGCCAGTCGTACTCACCGACCACCTGAGTCGCCGTGTGCACCAGCGTTTCCCGGCGCACGTCATCGGTGAGCACGCCGTCGATGGCCTTCGCGAGCGCCGCCGAATCGCCCACCGGCACAAGTACACCCGCCGTACCGTCGCGAAGCACCCGGCGGAAGGCATCCAATTCGCTTGCCACCACGGCGGTTCCGGCGGCCATCGCCTCGATCAGGATGATGCCGAAGCTCTCGCCACCGAGATTGGGCGCGACGTAAACGTCCGCGCTGCGCATCGCCGAGGCCTTTTCCGCATCCGACACCTGCCCGAGGAAGCGCAGGTGCCCGGCGAGTGGTCCCGCCTCGCGGCGCAGCCGATCCTCGTCGCCGCGCCCGACGATCAGGATCTCCAGGTCACGATGCTTGCGCACCAGCTCGGGCAGCGCGCCGAGCAGCACGTCCATCCCCTTGCGTGGCTCGTCGTAGCGGCCGAGGAACAGCACGGTGCGGCCCGCCCGCGGATAGCCGGGCAGCATCGGCGCCCTGGCGAAGGCGGGCACGTCGACACCGTTGGGGATCTCCACCGCGTCGGAGCCGAGCGCCTCCACCTGCCAGCGGCGCGCCAGCTCCGAGACGGCGATCCGGCCGCTGATCTTCTCGTGGTACGGCCGCAGCACACCCTGAAAGGTGCTGAGCACCAACGATTTCGTGGTCGAGGTGTGGAAGGTCGCGACGATCGGACCCTCGGCGATCTTCAGCGCGAGCATCGACAGGCTGGGTGCGTTGGGTTCGTGGATGTGCAGCACATCGAAATCGTTGCCGTCGATCCACCGGCGAATCCTGGTGTAGGCCATGGGACCGAAGGACAATCGCGCTACTGATCCGTTGTACGGAATCGCGACGGCGCGACCGGCCGACACCACGAAATCGGGCAGCGGGGTGTCCTCCGCGGCGGGCGCGAGCACGCTCACCCGGTGCCCGCGTTCGATGAATACCCGCGCCAGTTCGACCACGTGCGCCTGCACACCGCCGGGGACATCGAACGAATAGGGACAGACCATGCCGATCTTCATGGAGCGCCTTCCGGGCTTGCCGTCGCGTTCGGACCGCTGTGCTCGGCGCCGAATTGCGCCGCCGCGATGCGACCGCGCCGCGCCTCGGACAGGTCGCTCTCCCACATCGGTTGCAGCATGTGCCAATCGGCGGGGTGCTCGGCGATGTTCGCCGCGAACCGATCGGCCAAGATCTGCGTCGCCGCTGCGATACCCCCCGAAACATCCACCGGTGCTTCGACTTTCATACCCCACGCCTCGGCGCCGTCGGCGGTGAACCAGGTGTGCACCGGCAGCAGTGCGGCACCGGTCTCGATGGCCAGCTTGGCGGCGCCCGCGGGCAGCCAGGTGCGCTCACCGAAGAAGGTGACCGGGATGCCGCGGCCGGTCAGATCGCGCTCCCCCAGCAGGCAGATCACCTTGTTCTCGCGCAACCGGTTCGCGAGCTGGACGAACGGCGGCTGCTCGCCACCCGTCAGCGGGAACACCTCGAAGCCGAGGCTTTCCCGGTAGGCGACGAAGCGCTCGAACAGCGACTCCGGCTTCAACCGTTCGTTGACGGTCGCGAAGGTGCCGTGGTTCTGCACCAGCCACACGCCCGCCATGTCCCAGTTCCCGGAATGCGGCAGCACGAGGATCACGCCGCGCCCCGCGGCCAGCCCCGCTTCTAGATGCGCGGTCCCGGCCACCGGAAGTTTGCCCAGCGCCGCATGATCCATGGCGGGCAGCCGGAACGCCTCGCGCCAATACCTGGCGTAGGAGCGAATGCTCGCCTGGATCAACTCGTCCGGCACGTCCGCGGGTTTCCCGCCGATCACCCTGGCGAGATTGCGCCGCAACTGATTCGGTGCGCCACCGGCGCGGAAGGCGCGATTCGCCTTGCGCGCGGCGCGGTCGGCGCCCCAGTCGAACAACCGCCGCGCCGTCGACTCGGGCAGTGCCCGCACCAGCCGCCAGCCCGCCGCGTATCCGGCATCGCTGAACCGCTCCCCGATACTCATGACCATTGCCCCGTTTCCCACACCACACCGCCACCATATGGCGGTCTCACGTTGGCAGCTCCGTCGCGTTCGCCGTTCCCGCCGAGGGGTTTTCGGGATGCGCGGGCGTGATCACGTCGCGCGCGCCCGGCGAGTTGCGCACCGCGAGCACCCGCTGGAACACCGTGACGATGCTGAGCACCGCCAGGATCCACATCGCCACATGCACCGCGTACCCGAGCCAGTCGATGCCCCAGTATCCGGCGATGCCGGTCAGCCCGGCCCCGACCAGCACGATGATGAGGCGGTCGGGCCGCTCGATGATCCCGCCGTCGGCGGACAGTCCGCTGGCCTCGGCGCGCGCCTTGGCGTACGAGATCACCTGCGAGGTCACCAGCACCACCAGGGTCGCCGCGAACAGCGGCTTGTGGTTCTCGTGATACACCGCCCACCAGGCCAGGCCCGCGAAGATGGCGCCGTCGGCCACCCGGTCGCAGGTGGCGTCGAGCACCGCACCGTATTTCGTGCCGCCGCCGCGCGCCCTGGCCATGGCGCCGTCGAGCATGTCGAACATGACGAACAACCAGATCACCATGGTCCCCCAGAACAGGTGTCCGGTCGGGAACAGGGTGACCGCGGCGGCGATCGACGCGGTGGTGCCGATGATGGTCACCGCATCCGGGGTGAGCCCGGTGCTCACCAGCGCTTTGCCCAGCGGCGCAGTCGCTTTGGCAAACGTATCGCGGCCGAAGAAGCTCAGCACTGCTAGTCGACTTCCTTCCAGGCTGCCGACAGCAGCGCCCTCGTCTCCCGTAGCAGCTGCGGCATGACCTTTGCCCCGCCGACCACGGTGATGAAGTTCGCGTCGCCACCCCAGCGCGGCACGATGTGCTGGTGCAGGTGGTCGGCCAGCGAACCACCCGCCACGCCACCGAGATTCAGGCCGACATTGAAGCCGTGCGGCCGGGAGACCCGCTTCATCACCCGGATGGCCTGCTGGGTGAACGCCATCAGCTCGGCGCCCTCGTCCTCGGTGAGGTCCTCCAGGTTGGCCACCTTGCGGTACGGCACCACCATCAGGTGGCCGGGGTTGTACGGGTACAGGTTGAGCACCGCGTACACCAACTTGCCGCGGGCGATGACCAGGCCGTCCTCGTCGGACATCTTCGGGATGTCGGTGAACGGATGCCCGGTCGAGGCGGGATCGGTGGCCGCGGCCTCGGCGATGTAGGACATCCGGTACGGCGTCCACAAGCGTTGCAGCCGATCCGGTTCGCCCGCGCCCTTGTCCACGATGCTGCCCTGGTCGTCCAGTTCGGTGAGTCCGTCGGGCGCCATCCGCTCACTCATACCGCACCCTTGATCTCGAAGCCCTCCGCGGTCGGAGACGCGTTCTCCCGGTTCGCGATCCACTGCACAATGGTGGCCACCGCGCCGGCGACCGGCACCCCGTTCAC from Nocardia iowensis includes these protein-coding regions:
- a CDS encoding phosphatidylinositol mannoside acyltransferase, with protein sequence MSIGERFSDAGYAAGWRLVRALPESTARRLFDWGADRAARKANRAFRAGGAPNQLRRNLARVIGGKPADVPDELIQASIRSYARYWREAFRLPAMDHAALGKLPVAGTAHLEAGLAAGRGVILVLPHSGNWDMAGVWLVQNHGTFATVNERLKPESLFERFVAYRESLGFEVFPLTGGEQPPFVQLANRLRENKVICLLGERDLTGRGIPVTFFGERTWLPAGAAKLAIETGAALLPVHTWFTADGAEAWGMKVEAPVDVSGGIAAATQILADRFAANIAEHPADWHMLQPMWESDLSEARRGRIAAAQFGAEHSGPNATASPEGAP
- the pgsA gene encoding phosphatidylinositol phosphate synthase; protein product: MLSFFGRDTFAKATAPLGKALVSTGLTPDAVTIIGTTASIAAAVTLFPTGHLFWGTMVIWLFVMFDMLDGAMARARGGGTKYGAVLDATCDRVADGAIFAGLAWWAVYHENHKPLFAATLVVLVTSQVISYAKARAEASGLSADGGIIERPDRLIIVLVGAGLTGIAGYWGIDWLGYAVHVAMWILAVLSIVTVFQRVLAVRNSPGARDVITPAHPENPSAGTANATELPT
- a CDS encoding HIT family protein produces the protein MSERMAPDGLTELDDQGSIVDKGAGEPDRLQRLWTPYRMSYIAEAAATDPASTGHPFTDIPKMSDEDGLVIARGKLVYAVLNLYPYNPGHLMVVPYRKVANLEDLTEDEGAELMAFTQQAIRVMKRVSRPHGFNVGLNLGGVAGGSLADHLHQHIVPRWGGDANFITVVGGAKVMPQLLRETRALLSAAWKEVD